In one window of Henckelia pumila isolate YLH828 chromosome 1, ASM3356847v2, whole genome shotgun sequence DNA:
- the LOC140875313 gene encoding photosynthetic NDH subunit of subcomplex B 5, chloroplastic yields MAVSVTLSALPSSSIPKILSQKRSESCVIEKLDFVRSSPCSKFHGIGVNYGNICSTRLFAGLAEVEPDLNEDPKDSWATNGIDAEDFVYGKYDQHHTYNEGGKNGPFWETISAEYASIGPPTGFQGLISWLFLPSVAAGMYFDVPGEYLFIGAAIFTVVFCVIEMNKPSEPHNFEPQIYNMERGVRDKLIADYNTMDMWDFNEKYGELLDVTFMKRDITKRSI; encoded by the exons ATGGCGGTTTCAGTGACACTCTCAGCTCTTCCCAGTAGCTCGATCCCCAAGATTTTGTCGCAAAAGAGGTCGGAATCATGTGTGATTGAAAAATTGGACTTCGTTCGGAGTAGCCCATGTTCGAAATTTCACGGAATCGGAGTTAATTATGGCAACATTTGCTCGACAAGATTGTTTGCGGGGCTGGCCGAAGTTGAGCCTGATCTTAACGAAGATCCGAAGGATTCTTGGGCGACAAATGGGATTGACGCG GAAGATTTTGTTTATGGGAAATATGATCAACACCACACCTACAACGAAGGTGGAAAAAATG GACCATTCTGGGAAACAATTTCAGCAGAATACGCATCAATCGGACCTCCGACTGGATTCCAAG GTTTAATTTCTTGGCTATTCCTTCCATCAGTTGCAGCTGGAATGTACTTTGATGTTCCG GGAGAGTACTTGTTCATTGGTGCAGCCATTTTCACAGTAGTCTTTTGCGTCATTGAAATGAACAAGCCGAGCGAGCCGCACAATTTTGAGCCTCAGATATATAACATGGAGAGAGGAGTTCGTGACAAGTTGATAGCGGATTACAACACGATGGACATGTGGGATTTCAATGAGAAATATGGGGAACTATTGGATGTCACTTTTATGAAAAGAGATATCACAAAGAGGTCAATATAA